The following nucleotide sequence is from Halogeometricum borinquense DSM 11551.
ATCCACGACGATTTCGCGGACACCCGAATACCCTTTCACGAGGGCATTCAGACGGGTGAGAAGGAGTGAACGGACTTCTTCGGTGTCGAGCGCGCGGCCCGCTCCGGAAGCGTGACTGCGGAGCAGATTCGTCTGGAGTTGTTCGATTTCGGACTCCTCGATACGGGTATCGACGAGTTGTCCGAACCCGGTGTTCAGACCGTACACCGCCTGTCCGCTCTCGACAATCTCTGCGACGCGTTCGCGCGAGGCGACGACCGCAGCTCGCGCCTCCTCGTCGATTTCGACCTTCGCACCGCGTCGGGCGACCGCTTCCACGTCTTCGGGCGTGAGCGACTCGCCGTCTACGACGACTGTTTCCGGTGCGGCGTCAGAGGATGCATCAGTCATGGGCCACCTCCCCGTCGATGACGACGGTGTCGATGCTGTTGACGCCGAAGTTGTACGACAGGTGGACGTAACTCGGCGCATCGAGGACGGCGAGGTCGGCGGGCGACCCGGTTTCGAGTCGTCCCGCCTCGGCGCGGTCAATCGCCCGTGCGGCGTTCACCGTCGAGGCACCGAGCGCCTGTGCGGGCGTCATCCCCATCTCGACGCATCCGAGCGTCATGGCGAACGGCATACTCTGCGAGTAGCAGTTGGGGTTCAAGTCCGTGGCGAGTGCGACTGGCGCGCCGTGTTCGAGGAACATCTCGGCGTCGGCGTACTCGGCACCGAGACCGAACGCCGTCCCCGGCAGGAGAACTGGCGTCGTGTCGGCGGCAACGAGAGCGTCGATGTCCTCGCCCGTCGTGTGCAGCAGGTGGTCGGCGCTGGTCGCACCCACTTCGGCGGCTAACTGCGTTCCGCCGAGATGCGTCAACTCCTCGGCGTGGACTTTCGGCGTCAGCCCGTGTTCTTTCCCCGCTTCCAGCACGCGCCGAGACTGCTCGACGTCGAAAACGCCTTCCTCGCAGAACACGTCGCAGAACTCCGCGATACCCTGTTCTGCTGCCTTCGGAATCTGTTCGCTTACGACCGATTCGACGTAGTCGTCGGTGTCAGTTCCGTTCGGGACGGCGTGTGCACCCATGAACGTCGGGACGACGCGAATCGGATGCCTGTCGGCCGCCCGGTCGATGGCCTCCAACATCCGCAGTTCCGTCTCGGTGTCGAGACCGTAGCCGGACTTTACCTCTGCCGTCGTCGTCCCGTGGGCCAGCATAACGTCGAACTGTTCGAGGAGGTTCTCGACCAGTTCGTCCGTCGAGGCGTCGCGGACTGCTTCGACGGTCCGCAGAATGCCGCCTCCCTCCGAAAGGATCTCTTGGTAGGTCTTTCCGCGGAGTTTGGCCTCGAACTCGTCGGATCGGTCGCCTGCAAAGAGAGCGTGCGTGTGCGGATCGACGAATCCGGGGACGATTGCCTGTCCCGCGCAGTCGAGTACGTTTTCTGCGTCGCTCTCGGGGTACTCGCTCGTCACCTCGTCCGTTGGACCGACGGCGACGATGTGGCCGTCTTCGATGGCGACGGCGGCGTCTTCGATGCTGTCCAATCGCTCGTGATCGGCGTACGTTACGACTTCCGCTGCGTTGGTCAAGAGAAGATCAATCATGTAGACATGCCTCCGAGGAAGTGTGCGACGGTGCGGGCGGCCGTCGCCGCAGTGCGTCCAGTCGGTGTCGAGTCTAACGACGGTGCACACTCGACTACCTCGAATCCCGCGATTCGGTCGTCACCGGCGATACTACGGACGAGTCTGAACAGTTCACGTGAGGTAAGGCCACCGGGCGTCGGCGCACTCACGCCGGGCGCGGCCGTCGCGTCCAGCACGTCCATATCGACGCTGACGTACACGGTATCTACGTCCGAGAGGGCGGTCCGAATTCGATCCAGCGCCGAATCGACGCCGTCGCCGACGGATTCGGCGGTGACGACGGTGCCACCCTGCTCGTCGAGGTAGTCCGCGTACGCGGTACTCGTCTCGAAGTGCCGCGCGCCGACGACGGCGAGCGTATCTAATCCGGCCTCGTGCAGTTGTCGATAGGGCGTCCCGCTGCTTGGCCCCTCCCGAACTTCGCGGCAGTCGAGATGAGCGTCGAAACTGACGACACCGACGCTGTCGCCGTTGCCAGTGTCGCTCTCACTGTCTCGGTTCCCACCGAGGAGTGGAGCGACGTTCGGGTATGTGAGGGAGTTGTCACCGCCGAGGAACACCGGGAACGCCCCGGAGTCGTACAGTTCTGCCGTCGTTTCTCGGAGCGAATCCTGTACGTCTCGGACGCTTCCGCGAGCGAGTTTCACGTCGCCCACGTCGCCGACGCTGGAAACGGGTCCGGCGTCGAAGTGGTGCGATTTCACGCCCGCAAGTGCATCGCGGATAGCCGTCGGACCGTCGCGTGCGCCGGGGCGGCCGATGACCGCGCCGTCGTACGGTTCGCCGACGAGAACGGCGTCGTACTCGGCTGCCTCGTCAATCGCCGCCTGCTCGACGACGTGCCCGAACTGTTCGTCGTTCGGGTCCGATGACGTGCCGGACCAGTTCGGTGCCGGACCTGTCATTTGCTCTCCGCCCCTGCCGGGCCCGTGTCTTCGGGGTCGATTGGGACGTGAGCACCCGACCGTTCTGCTTCGTCCAGCGCCTCCTCGTACCCCGCGTCAGCGTGACGAATCACGCCCATACCGGGGTCCGTGGTGAACACTGCGCGCGCCTTCTCGGCAGCGAGATCCGACCCGTCGAGGACGACGTGGTTGTTCGTGTGCAGTGCATTACCGATTCCGACGCCGCCGCCGTCGTGGACGCTCACGATGTCCGCGCCCGCCGCGCAGTTGAGCAGGGCGTTCAGGATGGGCCAGTCGGCCACCGCGTCGGTGCCGTCGCGCATCGCCTCCGTCTCGCGGTGCGGACTTGCGACGCTCCCGGCGTCGAGGTGGTCGCGGGTGACGACGACGGGAGCAGAGATTTCGCCCTCGGCGACGAGTTCGTTGATGCGCAGCGCAAAGCGGGCGCGTTCGGTCAGACCCTCCTCGTCGGTACGGTAGCCGAGCCAGCAGACGCGGGACGGAAGGCCCTGATACTGCACCTGCTCACGCGCCAGTTCGATCCACCGCGAGAGACGGTCGTCCTCGGGGAACAGTTCGAGGACGGCGTCGTCGGTCCGGTGAATGTCTTCAGGGTCACCAGAGAGCGCCGCCCACCGGAACGGACCTTTCCCGCGGCAGAACAGCGGCCGGATGTACGCCGGGACGAAACCGGGGAAGTCGAACACGTCGTCTCTGCCTTTGTACTCCTCGACCTGTCCGCGGATGTTGTTGCCGTATTCGAACGCGACGGCACCGCGCGCTTGCATCTCCAAGATGCCGTCCACGTGGCGTTCCATCGTGTCGATGCTTTCTTCGACGTACCGGTCGGGGTCCTCCTCGCGGAGTTCGTCGGCCTCTTCGACGGTGTAGCCGCTCGGGTAGTAGCCTTCGAGTTCGTCGTGCGCGCTCGTTTGGTCGGTGACGACATCCGGGACGAATCCGCGTTCGAGCATCTCCTCCAGCACGTCCGCGGCGTTCCCATGAACGGCGATACTGAGCGGTTCACCCTCTTCGGCGGCCGCTTCGGCGCGCTCGATTGCCTCGGCTACCGAATCGGTCTTCTCCATACAGTAGCCCGTCTCGATACGCCGGTCGATCCGGTGTTCGTCTACTTCGGCGGCGATGCAGACACCGCGGTTCATCGTCACTGCCAGCGGTTGCGCACCGCCCATGCCACCGAGTCCGCCGGTGACGACGATCCGACCCCGAAGCCCCTCGTCGTCCGGGAAGTGCCGACGACCCGCTTCGGCCAGCGTCTCGTAGGTGCCTTGTAGAATACCCTGTGTGCCGATGTACGCCCACGACCCGGCGGTCATCTGCCCGTACATGATCTTCCCCTCGGCTTCGAGTTCGTGGAAGTGATCCCAGTCGTCCCACTTGCCGACGAGGTTCGAGTTAGCGATGAGGACGCGCGGGGCGCGTTCGTGCGTGGTGAACCGCCCGACTGGCTTGCCCGACTGAACCAAAAGCGTCTCGTCGTCGTCTAACTCGCGGAGTTGGCCGAGAATCGCATCGTAGGCATCCCACGACCGAGCGGCCCGGCCGGTACCGCCGTATACGACCAAGTCTTCCGGGCGTTCGGCCACTTCGGGATCCAAATTGTTGTTGAGCATCCGAAGCGCCGCTTCCTGCCGCCATCCCTCACACTCGATGTCCGTTCCCGTCGGCGAACCCTGGTACCGACGCCATTCGTCGGACGGTTCGCCTACCGTGTGCCGTTCGCTGTCTGTCTCGTCCATACTGGTAGTGAACGCCCAGCACACATACTGGCTTAGCCTCCGTTTGGAGAGTAGTTTATATGCGTCCGGTATCGATGTCCCAGTGTGTACGAGGCGACGTTCGAGATAACGGACGATGGCGGGTACACGCTGGCGACCGAAGAGACGGCCGCATCGCTGGAGTTGTGGTGCAACGATCACTGCGATCTGTTGCATATCCGCGGACCGGATGCCGAAGCAGTGGTGGACCGCGTCGAACATCTCGTCGGCGTCCGCGAACGGCTCGACCGCCCCGAAGAGGTTCTCCTCATCACCGACGACTGCCTCAGACGGCACGATACGAACGCGATAGAGGCGTACCTCGTCCGCAACGACTGTCTGTTACTTCCCCCGCTCCGCTATGAACGCGGCGCGAAAGTCTGTCGCGTCCTCGCTCTCGACTCGGGGTCGCTGACCGACCTGTATCGGGAACTCGTTGCCGACGGGACGTTCGTTGACGTCCTGTCGAAACGTCACGTGAACGTGGTCTCTGAGGATGCGCCGTTGTCGCCTTCGAGCCTTCTTCCGGATCTCAGCCCTCGCCAGTACGACGTTCTTCAGCTTGCAGTCGAAGACGGCTACTACGAAATCCCGCGTGGGACGACGACGGAAGCAATAGCCGACCGCCTCGGCGTCAGCCGACGCACTGCCGAAGAACACCTCAGACGCGCAGAGAACAAACTGATAGATGCAGTGTTCGAACATCTCCGCGGGCGCGGCCGCGGTCAGTCTCAGTAACAGGGCGACTCGTACAGTAACAGGGCGACTCGTACAGTAATAGAGCGACTCTACTCGCCTGCGCTACTCGCTCGCTTCCGCAGATGGTCCCTCAGCTCCTCCCTCGGGTGTCGCGGGACGGGCGACACTGACGTACGACTCGACGGCCGCAGATAACATCGACCGCCAGTCGTCAAACTCCGAGTGGACCGCGACGTGGTCGTCCCACTCGTGGTCCGGAATGCTCTCAAACGACTCCTGATCTTCGACCTCGTAGTCGCACGACTCGATGAACTCCGCGATGGACCCACTGTCTGTGTGGGCCGCCATCCAGTCGTCCCCGAAGAGGTCATCCAACGTCACATCTCCTCCGAGACCACCGATTTCCCCCGAAATGGTGGCATCGAGAGCAGGACGTTCCTCCTGCATCGTACCCGTATTTCCGCTTCACCACTGATAGATTATGCGACTTCTCGCGCGTCAGCCCGTCGTCACGATCTCCAAAACATCGCGGTGTTCGAGTTCGTGATCCGATCCGACCTGTCGCTTCGACCGACAGTCGATTCCGTGCAGCAGCCCGTCGCCGATGTCCGAGTGGAGGTGATAGGCGAAGTCTTCTGTCGTCGAACCCTCCGGGAGAATAAAGCAGTCGCGGAACACACCCTGCGTGTCGGACTTGCCGTTTGCACTCCCGGGGAAGATGGCTATCGCACCCATCACGTCGAACAGGGCCGTCTCCAACGACGCCTGCACGCCCGCACCGTCGTAGGCGTTGAGGAACTCGCGTATCTGTTCGAGTCCTTCCTCCTGTTCGCCACTCACGTCGCCGACGATGTCGAAGTCGCTCGACCCGGGTTCGTACTCGACGATGCCCGCTTCCTCGGCGTTCTTCAGTGCTTTCTCCGCGTGCGCACTCGCGGGGACAAAGGTCAGGTGGTCGTACTCCGGATCCGAGGTGATCTCCTCGAAGTTCTCCTGTGCCACGGGCTTGTCCATCTTGTTCGCCGCGATGAGCATCGGCTTCGTCCGCTTGCGGATCTCGCGGGCGATTGCCTCTTTGTCCGCGTCGTCCCAGTCGTCGGGATCCAACGACAGTCCGAGCGAGAGAATGACCTGCTTTATCTCGTCTTTGTTCGTCTTGAACGCCGACATCTGCTCTGCAAGGTCCTCCTCGACGTTCTTTTCCTCGCCGTGGTAGCCAGAGCGGTAGCGTTCGAGACCTTTCTCTAAGATGTCGAGATACCACATGTCGAGTTCGTCTTCGAGGAAGTCGATGTCCTCGCGTGGGTCGTGCCCCTCGGTCGCCTCGCCCTCGATGTCTGTCTCACCGGAGAAGTCTACGACGTGCACGAGTACGTCGGCCTCGTTCAGGTCGGTGAGGAACTGGTTTCCGAGTCCTTTCCCCTCGTGTGCGCCGGGAATGAGCCCCGCCACGTCCACGAGTTTGACTGGGACGTATCGCGTTCCGTTATCGCAGAAGCCGACCGACGGCGTACACGTTTCGTCGAACTCCGGGGCCGCACAATCGACGCGGACGTACGCCTCGCCCACGGAGGGATCGATCGTCGTGAACGGATACGCACCCTCGGGTACGTCGTTCATCGTCGCCGCATTGAAGAAAGAAGACTTGCCGACAGACGGCTTGCCGACGAGTCCGATCTTGTAGCTCATTGGCTCCTCGAAGTTACTCGGCGGGCAAAAGGCGTCCTATCCATGCCGTCTCAGCGGTGTGCTGTCAGTTCCCATATTTCCGCCGTCCGATAGCTGACGACGCCACCACCGATTATTTGTCCCACCACGTCCGACGTTCCGGTATGACTGACAGCGACGACGACGCAGCCGGCGACACCTTCGGCGTCGGCATCCACGTCACCGACTCCGACCTCCAGTTCGTCGTCCACGTCCCCTCGAATATCGACTCGGGGTGGCGCGACCCCGACGAGTTCCAACAACTCGTCGAACGAGTCGTCTGGGACCGGCTCGACCAACGCCGAGTCCTCCAAGCGGTCGCCACCGATACGCCCGCGGGCGAAACAGTATCGCTCGGCCGCGTCACGCTCCACCCGGACGGTACCGTAATCGAAACGGATCTTTCGGCACCGACCGCCGACGACGCGTGAGCGACGTGACTGAAACGGACGCATCGGGGGTTGCCGCACCGGGAATGGACGCACTCGACGCTGTCGTCGATAGCGCACTCGAACGCGCACTCCTTGACGAGGCGGACTCGCGTCGCTACTTCGCTCTTGCCGGTGCAGTCGTACGCGCTCACGGAAACACCCATGCGGACTCCCGGGAAACGCAGTCCGACACCCTGACAGCGGCGCTGGTCTGCACTGTCGCCGTCTCCGCCTTGGAGTCGGCATCGCCAGAACCGACATGGTCGCCGCCCGACGCACGGAACGAACTCGTCGCTGCCGGTGCCGTTCGTGCATCTCAGCGCTTCGACGTTGCTGTCGAACGCGTTGCGACACGGGCAGGGCTCCCGCTCTCTGATCTTCGAACGCGTCTGTCAAAAGAGAGTCGCGGAGACCAACTCTAAGGTACGTCTCTCGCGCATCCGCGACGTTACTCGAACTGGACTGTCCGACTAGTTCCCGCTGTTGACGTTGATGTTCGCGTCAACACCGACGGTAACGCTCCCGCCGGCGTTGGCGTTCCCGTTGGCGTTAGCGCCCCCGCCAGCGTTGGCGTTTTCCGGCGGACCCTGCTCGCTGTCGTCGTCTTCACGTTCCTCTTCGGAATCCTCAGACTCGTCTTCTGACTCGTCTTTGTCCGGTTTCGCGTCGTTCTTGTCCGCGTTGTCCGAGCCGTTGCCTGCCTTCTTCTCGTTGTTCTTGTCTTTCTTGCCTTTCTTCGCGTGTTCGGGCGGACCCCGCTTGTCGTCGTCAGCGGCCGTCTCGTTCGCCTCGTCGTCGGAGTGCTTTTTCTCCTGTCCGGGCGCGTCGTCTGCGTTACCGGGGTTGTTCTCCGTCGCAAAGTCCGAGATGACGAGACCCGGCGGGCCGTTGAATCCGGCCGCGCGGAGTGCTTCGATGAATGAATTCACTGCCTGTCCGAAGTTCTTCTCCTCTTCGACGAACTCCGTCGTCAGATCAACCGTCTCCGAGACGGTGTCGTTGTCGGCCGTCGCGGTCACCGTGATGGTGACGTTTTCGGTCGGTGCGGGAAGCGAGACGGTTCCGTCCGCGTCCGTCTCGTAGGTACCCGTCCCGCTGTAGTTACCGTCGCTGGTGACGTCCACCGTTGCGTTCTCGACTGCCTCATCGCCGCGTTCGAGGCTGACTTCGACGCCGGTCGTCTGTTCGACGCTCAGGTCGAGGGATACCTCTGGCGCAACGAGGTCTACGGTTTTCGTCGTCGTGTCGTCTCCTTCGGAGACGTTCACCGTGACGCTGACGTTCTCCTCGGGTGCATCGAGTTCGACGGTTCCGTTCTCATCGGTCGTGTAATTTCCGGTGGCCGCGTAACTGTCGTTCGAGACGCTGACGTTCACTGTCGCGTTCGCCACGGCAGTGTCGTTCCGTTCGACACCGATGGACACAGTCCCGTCGTCTGCCTGCGCGACATCGACCGTCAGGTCGTTGTCGCCGACGATTTGGACGGTGGTTTCCGCACTCAGGTTGTCATCCGTCGCGGTGACGGTGATGTTCTGCGTGTCCTCGGGTTGGGCGAGTGTGACGGATCCGTTCGCGTCCGTCTGATACGTCCCGTTGCCCACGTACCCCGCTTCGCTGGTGACGTTCACTGTCGCGTTCTCGACTGCGGTTCCGTTATTGGTGACATCGACGAGTACCTCGCCCGTCGCATCGTCTTGCTCTACGTTCACATCTAACGTCGTCGCGGCACTCGCCGCCGCCGGAATAGCGGCTGCGACGAGCAGGACTGCCACGAAGACTGTGACTGATTTGATGCGCATTGCAGGCTCACCAAAGTGCGACACCCACATAGTACAGAATGTCCGTGAGCCCGACTATTCGTCGTTTTAGCCGGATTTAATTCGGTTTAATCGGCCGACAACGCGGGTTTCAGGCCGTTTGACGATCTGCGGTATGATCGAGTGAGATGGCTGTTGCTAACTCTCGCTGCGTCTATGCGTCCGTTCGAAATGAAAAACGCCCACACGGGCCGACCCGTGTGGGCGTTGTAGTATGAATGGGAGGCGGCGAGATAATGTTTCCAGAGGTTCGCACACTCCAGTACTTGTTATCACGCTGGCGAGCTTAACTTCCGTGTTCGGGATGGGTACGGGTGTTGCCTCACCGCTGTGGCCGCCTTAACGCCAACCGATGGAATCGAACCATCGTTCAAACACCAGTCGTTGGTGGTTCGATACCGTATGTATGCGTGCAATCCAGTTAACGCCTGAACCCGTTCATCCGAAACCAGCGGACTGGTCCGATGAACGTATGAATGTGGCTTTGGACTGTTAGTGCTCGTGGACTGAATGCCTCGTTGCCTCGGCACGTACATCCCAAGTCTATCGAACTTGTCTTCTACAAGTGTCCTCGGTGGTACTTCTTTTCCAGGTGGGTTTCGAGCTTAGATGCGTTCAGCTCTTACCCCGTGTCGCGTAGCTACTCGGCATCTGCCCTTTCGGACAACCGATACACCAGCGGCGACCAATCGTAGTTCCTCTCGTACTATACGATCGTTCCCGTCAAGTACCGTAACACCCCCAATAGATAGCAGCCGACCTGTCTCACGACGGTCTAAACCCAGCTCACGACCTCCTTTAATAGGCGAACAACCTCACCCTTGCCTGCTTCTGCACAGGCAGGATGGAGGGAACCGACATCGAGGTAGCAAGCCACCGGGTCGATATGTGCTCTTGCCGGTGACGACTCTGTTATCCCTAAGGTAGCTTTTCTGTCATCTACGGGTCCCATGA
It contains:
- a CDS encoding redox-regulated ATPase YchF: MSYKIGLVGKPSVGKSSFFNAATMNDVPEGAYPFTTIDPSVGEAYVRVDCAAPEFDETCTPSVGFCDNGTRYVPVKLVDVAGLIPGAHEGKGLGNQFLTDLNEADVLVHVVDFSGETDIEGEATEGHDPREDIDFLEDELDMWYLDILEKGLERYRSGYHGEEKNVEEDLAEQMSAFKTNKDEIKQVILSLGLSLDPDDWDDADKEAIAREIRKRTKPMLIAANKMDKPVAQENFEEITSDPEYDHLTFVPASAHAEKALKNAEEAGIVEYEPGSSDFDIVGDVSGEQEEGLEQIREFLNAYDGAGVQASLETALFDVMGAIAIFPGSANGKSDTQGVFRDCFILPEGSTTEDFAYHLHSDIGDGLLHGIDCRSKRQVGSDHELEHRDVLEIVTTG
- a CDS encoding helix-turn-helix domain-containing protein, translating into MYEATFEITDDGGYTLATEETAASLELWCNDHCDLLHIRGPDAEAVVDRVEHLVGVRERLDRPEEVLLITDDCLRRHDTNAIEAYLVRNDCLLLPPLRYERGAKVCRVLALDSGSLTDLYRELVADGTFVDVLSKRHVNVVSEDAPLSPSSLLPDLSPRQYDVLQLAVEDGYYEIPRGTTTEAIADRLGVSRRTAEEHLRRAENKLIDAVFEHLRGRGRGQSQ
- the hutU gene encoding urocanate hydratase, which translates into the protein MDETDSERHTVGEPSDEWRRYQGSPTGTDIECEGWRQEAALRMLNNNLDPEVAERPEDLVVYGGTGRAARSWDAYDAILGQLRELDDDETLLVQSGKPVGRFTTHERAPRVLIANSNLVGKWDDWDHFHELEAEGKIMYGQMTAGSWAYIGTQGILQGTYETLAEAGRRHFPDDEGLRGRIVVTGGLGGMGGAQPLAVTMNRGVCIAAEVDEHRIDRRIETGYCMEKTDSVAEAIERAEAAAEEGEPLSIAVHGNAADVLEEMLERGFVPDVVTDQTSAHDELEGYYPSGYTVEEADELREEDPDRYVEESIDTMERHVDGILEMQARGAVAFEYGNNIRGQVEEYKGRDDVFDFPGFVPAYIRPLFCRGKGPFRWAALSGDPEDIHRTDDAVLELFPEDDRLSRWIELAREQVQYQGLPSRVCWLGYRTDEEGLTERARFALRINELVAEGEISAPVVVTRDHLDAGSVASPHRETEAMRDGTDAVADWPILNALLNCAAGADIVSVHDGGGVGIGNALHTNNHVVLDGSDLAAEKARAVFTTDPGMGVIRHADAGYEEALDEAERSGAHVPIDPEDTGPAGAESK
- the hutG gene encoding formimidoylglutamase — protein: MTGPAPNWSGTSSDPNDEQFGHVVEQAAIDEAAEYDAVLVGEPYDGAVIGRPGARDGPTAIRDALAGVKSHHFDAGPVSSVGDVGDVKLARGSVRDVQDSLRETTAELYDSGAFPVFLGGDNSLTYPNVAPLLGGNRDSESDTGNGDSVGVVSFDAHLDCREVREGPSSGTPYRQLHEAGLDTLAVVGARHFETSTAYADYLDEQGGTVVTAESVGDGVDSALDRIRTALSDVDTVYVSVDMDVLDATAAPGVSAPTPGGLTSRELFRLVRSIAGDDRIAGFEVVECAPSLDSTPTGRTAATAARTVAHFLGGMST
- the hutI gene encoding imidazolonepropionase, with the translated sequence MIDLLLTNAAEVVTYADHERLDSIEDAAVAIEDGHIVAVGPTDEVTSEYPESDAENVLDCAGQAIVPGFVDPHTHALFAGDRSDEFEAKLRGKTYQEILSEGGGILRTVEAVRDASTDELVENLLEQFDVMLAHGTTTAEVKSGYGLDTETELRMLEAIDRAADRHPIRVVPTFMGAHAVPNGTDTDDYVESVVSEQIPKAAEQGIAEFCDVFCEEGVFDVEQSRRVLEAGKEHGLTPKVHAEELTHLGGTQLAAEVGATSADHLLHTTGEDIDALVAADTTPVLLPGTAFGLGAEYADAEMFLEHGAPVALATDLNPNCYSQSMPFAMTLGCVEMGMTPAQALGASTVNAARAIDRAEAGRLETGSPADLAVLDAPSYVHLSYNFGVNSIDTVVIDGEVAHD